CTACTTTGGCGAGCACAAGAAGGGTACGCTAACTCTGGCCTGGGCCATTGCCAACCGCAACGGCTACGCCGCCTGCCACGGCGGTCAGAAGGAGTATACCCTGGCTGACGGCAGTAAGTATGTGGCCGCCGTGTTCGGCCTCTCTGGCTCCGGCAAATCCACCCTGACCCACGCCAAGCACGGCGGCAAGTATCCCGCCATCAAAGTGCTCCACGACGATGCCTTCATCATCAACTCCGACACCTGTGCCTCCATCGCTCTGGAACCCACCTATTTTGACAAGACCTCAGACTATCCCGTGGACGCGCCGGACAACAAGTATCTGCTGACCGTGCAGAACTGCTCCGCCACACTGGACGAGGACGGCAAGATCGTCTGTGTCACTGAGGATATCCGCAATGGAAACGGCCGGGCTATCAAGTCCAAGCTGTGGTCTCCCAACCGGGTGGATAAGATCGACTCCCCGGTGAACGCTATCTTCTGGATCATGAAGGACCCCACCATCCCCCCCATCGTGCGGCTCAAGGGCGCATCCCTGGCCTCCGTCATGGGTGCCACCCTAGCCACCAAGCGTTCCAGTGCTGAGCGACTGAAGGAGGGCGTAGACCCCAACGCCCTGGTGGTGGAACCCTACGCGAATCCCTTCCGCACCTATCCCCTGGCCAACGATTATGAGAAGTTCAAGAAGCTGGTGGCGGAGAAGAATGTGGCCTGCTATATCATCAACACCGGCGACTTCATGGGCAAGAAGGTCCAAAAGGAGGACACTCTTGGCATTCTGGAGGCCGTGGTGGAGGGCAAGGCACAGTTCAAGCCCTGGGGCCCCTTCTCCGACATTGAGATTCTGGAGTGGGAGGGCTTTGTGCCCGACCTCAGCGATCACGCCTATGTGGAGCAGCTGAAGGCCCGGATGCAGGACCGGCTGAACTACGTGGAGGGCCTGAAGGATGCCGAGGGAGGCTTCAATATGCTGCCCACCGACGCCGCCGAAGCCATCCGCAAGGTGGTGGACCAGGCCAACAGCCTGTAAGCTGATAGAAAAAGCGCCCGAAATGGGCGCTTTTTTTATAGTCCATCCCGGCCCCCTCGCCAGGAGAGCTACTTACGGGGTGGATAGGGTGTCTTCTGGTCAGTGCGGCCCAGCAGATAGTCCGTGCTGGTCTGGTACAGGTCCGCCAGCTTTATGAGAACGGACACCGGAATCTCATTTTCCCCTGTCTCATATTTGGAATAGCCGGTCTGAGACATGCCCAAGAGTCCGGCAAGCTCGGTCTGATTTCTGTCGCTGTCTTCCCGCAGGTCCCGAATCCGTGGATACATTGGCATCACCTCAGGCCTATCCTACCTCTTCCCTTTTTAACCCTTGACAGGTTAACCTGAATCAGGTTAAAATATGCGTGAGGTGATCAACATGACGCAAGAAGCAGATTACCGGCAGGCCTATGAAACTCTGGACAGCGCCCTGCGGCAGGCGATCCGCCTGCTGTCCCAGGCCCGGCTTCAAACCGCACTGCGGATAAAAATTGACAACGGCACACTGACGGCGGAGGACGACACGGGCCTGGAGGCGGAGATTGCGGATTTTCTCCGGGAGCAGGAAGCCAGCGGCCCCAATTTGTAACTATTTTGTATGGATTTCCAGGCTGATTTTATGATACTCTCTGAAAAAAGGAGGTCAGAAATGGAGCTTGTGCGAAAGCCGATTCTGCGGGTGCCGCTGGTGCTGGCGCTCACCGGCCTAGTGTGCCGGTGCCTAACCTATCTGATCGGATTTGTCTGGGGGCGGATTCAGATCGCCCAGGGGCCTAATCCCGCCACTGGCGCCTATGAGCTCAGCACCGGGTATATGAGTGAGATTATGGCAGTGATTGCTTTCCTCCTCTTCTGGACCGCTGGATGGAAGTTTGTCCGGGGACTGAGCCGGAAGGAGATCTTCCTCTCCGCCACTGTCATGGTGGTGTGGGCAGGGCTCCTGCTGGCCTGGGAGCAGCTTAGTCACGCCATGGGAGGCTACTCCATGTGGGTGTACCGCCTCTATGCCACCACGGATGCTATGAGGTGGGCCACGCAGATCCTGACACGGGTCTTTGACGAGGTCTCCGTGCCAGTGGTGCTGCCTTACATCTTCACTCCCTATCTCTACTTACTATTCGGACGCCGCAAGACCGACTCCTAAGAGGCGGTCTTTTCGCACCAACCCTTTCCGGGCGCATACAATGGATTGAAAGACCCAAGTCTTTCATTCAGCTACTTATTAGGAGGTATTGCAATGCCCGAGAAAGTTATGCCCGGTCCCGTGTCGGACTGCAGCGGCATCCGTGAGGCGGTTTGCATCCATACCAGGAAAATTTTTGATTCCTGCCGAGATAAGGACTGCATCGAAGATCTTCGGTTCTATCCGAAGCTGCAGTATGTGGATGTAATCAATCGCGCCCTGTCTGTCAAGGGCGGCAGCGCTAAGCTGCTGTATGTGTACGTGGATGTGGAGCCCGTCAGCTTCAACCGGGGCTTCTACACCGTGGATATGCGCTTTTTCTACGCTGTAACTCTACAGGCCTATCTCAGCTGTCCTGCCCCTGTCACCGTGGAGGGCCTGTGCGTGTTTGACAAGCGCGTGATTCTCTTCGGAAGCGAAGGGAATGCCAAAATTTTCTCTTCGGAGCTGCGCACCGGAGAGCCGGATATTCAGCTGGCCAAGCGAACCAATGTTCCCATTGCCGTGGTGGAAGCCGTAGACCCCATCGTGCTGGACGCCCGGCTGATGGACTGCTGCGGCAAGCGTGACTGTGACTGTGACCTGTGCGAAGTCCCCTCCTTCGTCAACTGCTGCTTTGACGGGGAGCTCTCCAGCGGAGATGACAGCCGCCACATCTATGTGACCCTGGGGCAGTTCTCCATCGTGCGTCTGGAGCGGGATACCCAGCTTCTGGTGCCGGTGTACGACTACTGCATGCCGGAGAAGGAGTGCTCCTGCGGCAACAGCAACGAGGACCCCTGCTGCATTTTCCGGAACATCTCGTTCCCTGTGGGCGAGTTCTTCCCGCCCAACACCGTGCAGATGCCGGAGGACTACGAGACCGCCAAGTGCTGCTGCGCCTGCGGAAAATAAAACAGGCTGCCGGCGTTTCAAATTCCCAGCATCCAACAACAACCGCCGGGGGATTCCCCGGCGGTTGTTTGTCGCCTATGTGCCGTGACCGGATGCTTTAGAGCGTATACTCCTTTGGCGGATTACCTGAAAAGTCAGCCAGAACCGCATGCGCGTTTTTGAGATAAAACACCTCGAAAATGGGGTTGTCCGCTCCTCCATACTGTCCCTTGACAATCGGGTTGCGCATACACATCTCCTTTGCCGCCATATTGTTTTCAAACGTCGCCTCTCCACTCAGCCGAAGCCACGCATACTCCGGGCTGGAAGTTGTGATCTCAATATAGGGGTTCCTTTGCATGTCCTGATAGACTTCCTTGGTATGGTTCGTACAAAACCACAGCTTTCCATCCAATTCTCCGCTGAACATGAACGGTCGGCATTTTGCCCTCCCGTCCCGGCCTACCGTCGCCAGATATTGAACGGGATTTTCCTGTAAAAATTGAATGACTTCCTGCATGCTCTTGTTCCTCCTGCTAAAATCTTGCGTGATGGGGTTGCAAATTTCCCTTTGCAGGATTATCATAGTGCCGTAAGGGTCTTTTGTAAAGTAAGCACTTTTTTGTGCTGTAGTTACCAAATAGAAACTATTGGAGGATTGAGATGCAGTCGCTACAAGAGCTGCCGGCGTGCCCGGTGGAGACAACGCTGGCCCTGATCGGAGATAAATGGAAGGTTCTGATTCTTCGGGACCTGTTGCCGGGAACAAAGCGGTTCGGGGAACTGAAACGGTCGATTGGGAGCGTATCGCAAAAAGTGCTGACCGCCCAGCTCCGGGACATGGAGTCCAAGGGGCTTGTTCACCGGGAAGTTTACCCGGAGGTCCCGCCCCGTGTGGAATACAGTCTGACCCATCTAGGGCGCAGTCTCGCTCCCATTTTGGACGCCATGCGGAATTGGGGCGAGACATACCAAGAGCATTGGCGGGCCGACGACCTTTGAAAAGACTGCATAGCTTCCGCTATGCAGTCTTTCACTTTGACAGCCTCACATCTCCCGCTGATAGCGCACCATCAGGCACAGCTCCAGCACGCTTTTGGCGATAAACACGCCCACAGCTGTCAGCGTCACCCACAGCGGAGCGCCAAAGCCGATGGAAATCCACGCCGCTGCCATCACACTCCACTGTAGAACCTCTCCGGCGACAGCCTGAGCCCTGCGGCGGATCGCCACATTCCGCTCGTCATTTGCCTCAATCTCCTCTTGTTTCATCTGGCGTGGATTTTTCTCCGCTCGGTGGAGCCGCAGAAGGTTGGCAAGGCCCATGGCAAATAAACCGGAACCCACTCCCATCAGCATGCCGCCCACGGCGTTCTCCACCCGGTCCCCCAGCAGCAGACTCAGCACCGCAAGGCCCGCTCCGAAAAGCATCATGCCTGTAAACAGCCCCTTGTTCCTTCTCATGTCGCATCCTCCTCGTAGATAAAAATTTCCTCAATCGTCATTCCAAAGAATCTGGCCAGCTTGAACGCCAGCAGAATAGAGGGATTGTACCGCCCGTTCTCCAGGGAGCCAATCGTCTGACGGGAGACCTCCAACGCCTCCGCCAGTTCCTCCTGTTTGATCCCCCGAGCCTTTCGCAGCTCTTCCAACCGGTTCTTCATCCGCTCACGCTCCTGTTCATTTCACCACATTCCCCATCGGATTTACGGAAAGTTTACTTTCCATTTTATAAGTTAAAGATAGCATAACAGCCTCAAAATGTCAAGTATACTTTCCGTTTTTGAAAACTATCCCACAAGGAGGGCGCCAGCTCGGATTTTTTCCTGTACAAACCACCTCTGGATGCGGTATACTGGGGTCAGAACGAAGAGACGGAGGTGACGGCTATGCCCGGAAAGGGCTTTGTGCAGGACGAGCTGGACTTAAAGGTGCTCATCCTCTATATCGCTGCCCGCGTCATTGAGCCGGTGCCCTTTGACACCATACTGGACCTGACGCTGTGTGACGACGCCATCGACTATTTTGATTTCTCTGAGTGCCTGCGGGACCTGGTAGATACCGGGCATCTGACCCTCTCGGAGGAAGGGCTGTACGCCATTACGGAAAAGGGACTGCGCAACAGCAAAATCTGCGAGAGCAGTCTGGCCTATTCCGTGCGGCTGCGCTGCGACAAAAATTTGGAGGCCTGGAACCGGAAGCTGCGCCGGAAAAACCAGGTAAAGGCAGCCTATGAAAAACGCTCCAATGGGACCTTTACCGTAAAGCTGAATTTGCAGGACGATATGGGCGAGCTTCTAGGATTACAGCTCATGGTCCCACGGGAAGATATGGCCAAAGCGGTGGCTACTCGGTTTCAAAAGACCCCGGAGCGACTGTACAGCACGCTGCTGAGCATGCTGCTTCAGGACGAGGAGTGACTTCGATTCACCAAATTCTGTGGAATCTGGACTGTGTTTTTCTCTTCCCATTTCTGGCGGGAGCCCTGGTCCGCTGGCTGCTGCGCCGCTGGCAGGTATGGCTCTTTTCACCGCAGTGGCGGCGTTGCTCTTGGTGCTCTGGGTCCAGATCAACCCCATTCCCGGCAGTGAGGGACCCGGTTTTCAGGCTCCAGGCCGTCTGCCTGACCTTGGGTGCCGCAGGGATGGGCGCACTTCTTCACTGGAAAACATAACGAAA
This genomic window from Pusillibacter faecalis contains:
- a CDS encoding winged helix-turn-helix transcriptional regulator gives rise to the protein MQSLQELPACPVETTLALIGDKWKVLILRDLLPGTKRFGELKRSIGSVSQKVLTAQLRDMESKGLVHREVYPEVPPRVEYSLTHLGRSLAPILDAMRNWGETYQEHWRADDL
- a CDS encoding pyridoxamine 5'-phosphate oxidase family protein, with protein sequence MQEVIQFLQENPVQYLATVGRDGRAKCRPFMFSGELDGKLWFCTNHTKEVYQDMQRNPYIEITTSSPEYAWLRLSGEATFENNMAAKEMCMRNPIVKGQYGGADNPIFEVFYLKNAHAVLADFSGNPPKEYTL
- a CDS encoding phosphoenolpyruvate carboxykinase (ATP), translated to MSTKAYFPRSEIGPGKVGFSKTRSIIEAPFYGNNVIKVNSLREAYDLAKNSPGTVVTDMPVYRGEEFGLEPDAKVLLFNDGSITGRYAPARRITGKPGVDTAALDKILMDAVYDTRWKTMYHAEVFIGLDEEFMVKAHLLIPEGEENLLYNWMLNFQYQSDECVKMYKRSKSVGSGHEADIYIFSDPQWTGAPGQENVCDPKCLCYFNTDTNCAAILGMRYFGEHKKGTLTLAWAIANRNGYAACHGGQKEYTLADGSKYVAAVFGLSGSGKSTLTHAKHGGKYPAIKVLHDDAFIINSDTCASIALEPTYFDKTSDYPVDAPDNKYLLTVQNCSATLDEDGKIVCVTEDIRNGNGRAIKSKLWSPNRVDKIDSPVNAIFWIMKDPTIPPIVRLKGASLASVMGATLATKRSSAERLKEGVDPNALVVEPYANPFRTYPLANDYEKFKKLVAEKNVACYIINTGDFMGKKVQKEDTLGILEAVVEGKAQFKPWGPFSDIEILEWEGFVPDLSDHAYVEQLKARMQDRLNYVEGLKDAEGGFNMLPTDAAEAIRKVVDQANSL
- a CDS encoding DUF4364 family protein gives rise to the protein MPGKGFVQDELDLKVLILYIAARVIEPVPFDTILDLTLCDDAIDYFDFSECLRDLVDTGHLTLSEEGLYAITEKGLRNSKICESSLAYSVRLRCDKNLEAWNRKLRRKNQVKAAYEKRSNGTFTVKLNLQDDMGELLGLQLMVPREDMAKAVATRFQKTPERLYSTLLSMLLQDEE
- a CDS encoding helix-turn-helix domain-containing protein, whose protein sequence is MPMYPRIRDLREDSDRNQTELAGLLGMSQTGYSKYETGENEIPVSVLIKLADLYQTSTDYLLGRTDQKTPYPPRK
- a CDS encoding helix-turn-helix transcriptional regulator, producing MKNRLEELRKARGIKQEELAEALEVSRQTIGSLENGRYNPSILLAFKLARFFGMTIEEIFIYEEDAT